AATGGCTTTCAACATTTGCGATTCTATGATTACCTTATTCTCAAGTAAGGAAAGATAATTGAAATGCACATTAAGATAATCAGAGAGACACACTGCCTGCTCTTCTGTCTTTAGATATCCTGTTATCACAAACTGACCAGGTTCCGGGGAGTGCATACTTACACCCTTGAACTCTGCTCTTTTTGATAACAATATGTTAATTTCTTGCCAGACAGCCTCATCATCAATAACGTTGTCATCAATAGATTTGATGAAAGACAAAGCGTCCATTTTATAGAGAAGCTCACTTTTATCAATACTGTTTTTTACATGTCCGATTAAAAAGAGCTGACCGTTATTTTTATTAAATGTGTAGCGGACTGTCGGAAATGTATTTACTACACGTTCGATGTCTTCTTGAAAGTCCACATTTTCGATAGGGATAACTTCTTTCGTATGGAATAAAGAAGCCGTGCCTATACCGAAAAGTATAGCTAAGCCACCAATGAACAATGTAAGTATAAACGATCCTGTAGGGAGAGTAGCTCGCTTACGTTTTTCTTCTTCTTCCTGAGCGGCCTGCTCAGCTACCTCTTCAGCATCTTGAGGACGCCCAAATAAACCATAATCTTCTGGAGCAAATGAAGCTACAATCGTATCTGCAGGAGCAAGATGATCTATCAGCAAGAATAAAGTTGTTCCTAGAGCAACAACTTGATTAGAACTTAGGGTAGAGCTGTGCTCTATTTTCTTCCCCTCAATGATTACACCGTTTTTACTTCCTAGATCTTCCAGCATGATAGAACCATCGTTACTTACGATGATTTTTGCATGGCGATGCGAGACGCTAAGATCATTAAAAACAATATCTGCAGACGCAGGATCACTACCTAGAATGTAGGATTTTCCCGTATCCAAGTGGAATTCTGCACCGATATTGGCTCCAGCTAATACTTTTAATAAAAAGCGTGAGGGCTGAGAAAGATCTACAGAAACATTTTTTTGAACAATGTCATCTATTTCTGCAGGAAAAATACCCTGATCAAATCTAAAGAGATCTTGTACGCTAAACGGAGACAAGACTTCAGCTTTGTCAGTTTTTTTGTTCTCTTCCTGATTTTCCTCTTCGGGCTTCTCTTCAGCTTCTTCTTTGTTATCAGTCGTTTCTTCAGAAGTTTCTTTGTCGTCATGTGGCTCTTCTACATCCTGATTCTCATCAGTTGTAGTTCCTTGGGGAGTTACTTCTTCTTGTTTAGAAGCGGGAGATTCTTTGACAGGCTCACCTTCTTTAGGCCGATTACCTTCTGGAGACTGCTCCTGGTTCTCAGGGTCAGAATCTGGCAACGGCTGCTGATTTTGATTAGGCAAAGCTCCGTTTTCTTCCATAGTAGCATGCTGGGTTTCAGTATTTTTTACATCCCCCAATGGGGATTTTTTCTTTTTTGTTCCGGAATCAGGTAGCGTATCTATATCTACCTTTTGATCGGAAGTTTTCTTCTCTGACTTTGCAGAAGCTAAGAAAGCTTCAGCAAGTTCTTTGTCTTTATCAGTAGGAGAAGTATCGGAAGAATCTTGCTGTTTTGAAGAAGAAGGCTTTTTTCCATTATCTTGTGAAGACTTGCTTTTCTTCTTCGTCTTCTTTTTACTATCGGCAGGTTCAGGCGAGACATTAGTTGTATTTTCTGAAGAAAAGTCAAAATCGTAAACAACATCTTCAGGATCAAATTCATTCGTGAAAAAAGAATATTGATTGCTACCGAACGTTAAGATATCACCATTTTGTAGAGATGTCGTCTCTATTATTTGTTTTCCATTTACAGTAACAGGATGTGTGCTGTCTAAGTTTGTGACAGAATAAACACCTGCCTCTTTACTTATAACAACCTGAGTATCCGCAAGCTTAGGATCTTCTAGCTGAATATCACTAGTTGCATCATCTCTTCCTATTGACCAGCTTGTTCCTTCTTCAAGAACTAAAACAAATCCTGACAACGGGCCTTTATCAATAATTAAACGTGCACCCATGTTTTTCTACCCCTGTTGCCTATTGTCCTTGTTGTGCTTTATTTAGTCCCAAATCTTCTAGCCAGGTTTCAGAAAAATTCATAAAACTCTCTATGTAACGAGCAAAATCTTCATATGAAACTTCTTCGGGAATTCTACGTGTCATGACAACATGGCCTTCGGAATCCAATCCTAAAGCGCTACCTCCTGTTTCTCTACCAAACAAGTTCGCTACCATCATTTGTAAGTATACTTTATTCGTATCCGCAGAAGGAGCCAACTCCCCTAAGAAAGCACTAAATACAATTTCATTATCTGCATTTTGTAGTACACGTATCTTGACAAGATCACTTATAGGCAAGACATATGCTCCATCAGCATCGAATTCGAGGGTTGACGTTATACCAATATACGTG
This DNA window, taken from Chlamydia sp. 04-14, encodes the following:
- a CDS encoding CesT family type III secretion system chaperone, yielding MLEKLIKNFATYIGITSTLEFDADGAYVLPISDLVKIRVLQNADNEIVFSAFLGELAPSADTNKVYLQMMVANLFGRETGGSALGLDSEGHVVMTRRIPEEVSYEDFARYIESFMNFSETWLEDLGLNKAQQGQ
- the sctD gene encoding type III secretion system inner membrane ring subunit SctD, with protein sequence MGARLIIDKGPLSGFVLVLEEGTSWSIGRDDATSDIQLEDPKLADTQVVISKEAGVYSVTNLDSTHPVTVNGKQIIETTSLQNGDILTFGSNQYSFFTNEFDPEDVVYDFDFSSENTTNVSPEPADSKKKTKKKSKSSQDNGKKPSSSKQQDSSDTSPTDKDKELAEAFLASAKSEKKTSDQKVDIDTLPDSGTKKKKSPLGDVKNTETQHATMEENGALPNQNQQPLPDSDPENQEQSPEGNRPKEGEPVKESPASKQEEVTPQGTTTDENQDVEEPHDDKETSEETTDNKEEAEEKPEEENQEENKKTDKAEVLSPFSVQDLFRFDQGIFPAEIDDIVQKNVSVDLSQPSRFLLKVLAGANIGAEFHLDTGKSYILGSDPASADIVFNDLSVSHRHAKIIVSNDGSIMLEDLGSKNGVIIEGKKIEHSSTLSSNQVVALGTTLFLLIDHLAPADTIVASFAPEDYGLFGRPQDAEEVAEQAAQEEEEKRKRATLPTGSFILTLFIGGLAILFGIGTASLFHTKEVIPIENVDFQEDIERVVNTFPTVRYTFNKNNGQLFLIGHVKNSIDKSELLYKMDALSFIKSIDDNVIDDEAVWQEINILLSKRAEFKGVSMHSPEPGQFVITGYLKTEEQAVCLSDYLNVHFNYLSLLENKVIIESQMLKAIAGQLLQSGFANIHVAFVNGEVVLTGYVNNADGEKFRSVVQDISSLPGVRLVKNFVVLLPVEEGIIDLNLRYPSRYRVTGYSKYGDVSINVVVNGRILTRGDVIDGMTVTSIQPNCIFLEKEGLKYKIEYNK